The window TATATCACCCAATTTTATTTAAGCCACTGAATATTTGTACTAAATTATCTCCACTCGCGACAGGGAAGGTTGAACCATCATGGAAGGGGCCTTAATTCCGGTTGTAGTTTTCGTCATCGTCTACGCATTGATCTCGTTCGAACTGGTCAACAAGGCGGTGGCCGCGCTGCTCGGCGTCATGGTGCTGCTGGTGCTGCACGTGGTTTCCGAGCACAAGGCGGTCGAATTCATCGATTTCGAGACCATCATGCTGCTGCTGGGCATGATGTCCATCGTGGCCATCGTCCGGAAATCAGGCTTTTTTACTATTTTATCGGTAAAGATCGCCGAGTTGACCAAGGGCAGCCCGATTAAGATCCTGGTCCTGTTTTCCATCGTCACGGCGTCACTGTCCGCCTTTCTGGACAACGTGACCACGGTCCTGATCATTGTGCCCATCGTCATCGAGCTGACCCGGGGCATGGGGCTGGACCCCAAGGTGTATGTCATCAGTCAGGCGGTCATCTCCAACGTGGGCGGTACGGCCACCTTGATCGGCGACCCGCCCAACATCATCATCGGCTCCAAAGTGGGCCTGACATTCAACCAGTTCCTCTTCAACCTCACGCCGCCGATCATCGTCTGTTTTGTGGTGGTGCTTTTTTATATCTGGGTGGCCAATCGATCCAAGTTCAAACCCATCGACACCAACCTTGGCAAGCTTTTTTCCGTACAGCTGCTCCTGGAAAAGATCCGTTACGAGTTTCTGGCGACCAAAATCGACCGGGTTTTTCTGTTTAAAAGCCTCGGCTGCCTGATTCTCACCATTCTGCTCTTCGTGACCCAGACCATCACCAAGCTCTCTCCCGGTGTGGTGGCCCTGCTCATGGCCATGGTGCTGTTTGTCATCACCCGCGTGAACGTCGAGCACATGC is drawn from Desulfatitalea tepidiphila and contains these coding sequences:
- a CDS encoding ArsB/NhaD family transporter, producing MEGALIPVVVFVIVYALISFELVNKAVAALLGVMVLLVLHVVSEHKAVEFIDFETIMLLLGMMSIVAIVRKSGFFTILSVKIAELTKGSPIKILVLFSIVTASLSAFLDNVTTVLIIVPIVIELTRGMGLDPKVYVISQAVISNVGGTATLIGDPPNIIIGSKVGLTFNQFLFNLTPPIIVCFVVVLFYIWVANRSKFKPIDTNLGKLFSVQLLLEKIRYEFLATKIDRVFLFKSLGCLILTILLFVTQTITKLSPGVVALLMAMVLFVITRVNVEHMLEEIEWSTLLFFAGLFILVGVLEEKGVIEWIARNIFLQVGDNPYVIVLMVLWVSGIVSGFLDNIPFTITMIPIVRLILETTPIPHNILWWALALGACLGGNFTMIGASANIVTVGMAKRFRVDISFIQFMKFSAVITIITLILSSIYLVIFLRLTLP